The Micromonospora sp. NBC_00421 genome contains a region encoding:
- a CDS encoding alkaline phosphatase D family protein produces MAVSTFEGLTLGAASAATAGFDFIASPAGGGATIINTLPYRGSQCMQLTTGTAGGICYAERTTSVNVNSTGQVFGRLRFRVPVLPPDSTGMRIILVADSTGSFRAEVRLIDSGKLQLRNAAGTVLATSTLTLTANTWADAGVAVLVFSTSVGQMEMRIWDAAGNIAETLASAANQNTSGAAGLCKLQVGAVRSGVNSYTVVVDDVDWSTSGYPAIPSAAAVQVGPWSGAVGPTGFTGAYRLANTASARLVVSTNSGLTSPVYGSTVAPDADGIVQLPVTGLTANTAYYFGVEADGLLLTGGRGEVKTFPAAGSQASFSLWFSSCQFNAPTDSTFAAILARNGPYGRALFGSHGGDMHYLDPDGTTTAAQLLAQYMTSLGSASMAPTVAKIPLAYEVDNHDWGGDTSDRTAAAGDLVAAQWRRLFPTYPLPATNGRGMYFTWVVGRVRLIQLDVRSYRDPQATSNSPTKTMLGVEQKSWFKAQLVAAEPVKIVCANYPWRDDGNGSGRWGSYPNEFDELSTYMATNVPGRVYVIAGDRHYLWADDGTSTGTRGIPQAGGAPIQQSSTTPTDTWSQGTYTLGGPTMQAYGWLDVSDAGSSITIDYKGITSLDGVTRVSMTTVIPLSVAAAGSLSAASSLTASATRVAPAAAALAAGSSLTATGTHIASAASALGSASSMTADAVAVQPATAALDGASDFDADAVTVSDVSAVMAAATLLLADATVTAGEEAGVALPVWAPSVAQVADHIPYMTVDVVTPGSQAYLGTFSVATSPTDVQATRLIEGAWPPVAAAVGLLAEAVYPLAQHVTALRAAAAIVRAFPRDDGDLARAAALDARADADLLRLIAANDAAGGGAGSEPVLLPVYSFPAAPAWGDWLL; encoded by the coding sequence GTGGCTGTCTCCACCTTCGAGGGTCTAACCCTTGGCGCGGCCAGCGCAGCCACCGCCGGGTTCGACTTCATTGCCAGCCCGGCCGGTGGTGGCGCGACCATCATCAACACCCTGCCCTACCGAGGCAGCCAGTGCATGCAGTTGACCACCGGCACCGCCGGGGGGATCTGCTATGCCGAGCGCACCACCAGCGTCAACGTCAACTCGACCGGCCAGGTGTTCGGACGGTTGCGGTTCCGTGTGCCAGTGCTCCCCCCGGACTCCACCGGGATGCGCATCATCCTGGTCGCCGACTCCACCGGCTCGTTCCGGGCCGAGGTCCGGCTGATCGACAGCGGCAAACTGCAACTCCGTAACGCGGCCGGGACGGTGCTCGCCACCTCCACCCTGACGCTCACCGCGAACACGTGGGCGGATGCCGGTGTGGCTGTGCTCGTCTTCTCCACGTCCGTGGGGCAGATGGAGATGCGGATTTGGGATGCCGCCGGCAACATCGCCGAGACGCTGGCCAGCGCCGCGAACCAGAACACCAGCGGCGCTGCTGGGCTGTGCAAGTTGCAGGTGGGGGCGGTCCGCTCCGGCGTCAACAGCTACACCGTCGTCGTCGATGACGTTGACTGGTCTACTTCCGGCTACCCGGCCATCCCGTCGGCGGCGGCAGTACAGGTCGGCCCGTGGTCGGGTGCGGTCGGCCCCACCGGGTTCACCGGCGCCTACCGGCTGGCTAACACGGCGTCGGCGCGGCTGGTGGTGTCCACCAACTCTGGTCTCACCTCACCCGTGTACGGCAGCACGGTGGCCCCCGACGCCGACGGTATCGTGCAACTCCCGGTAACCGGTTTGACCGCGAACACCGCCTACTACTTCGGGGTGGAAGCCGACGGTCTGCTGCTGACCGGCGGTCGGGGTGAGGTCAAGACGTTCCCCGCCGCCGGATCGCAGGCGTCGTTCTCCCTGTGGTTTTCGTCGTGCCAGTTCAACGCCCCCACCGATTCCACGTTCGCGGCGATCCTCGCCCGCAACGGCCCGTACGGGCGGGCGTTGTTCGGCTCCCACGGGGGCGACATGCACTACCTGGACCCGGACGGCACCACCACTGCCGCGCAGCTACTCGCCCAGTACATGACGTCGTTGGGGTCGGCGAGCATGGCCCCGACGGTGGCGAAGATCCCCCTCGCGTATGAGGTCGACAACCACGACTGGGGTGGCGACACGTCCGACCGGACTGCGGCGGCCGGTGATCTGGTGGCCGCACAGTGGCGTCGCCTGTTTCCCACCTACCCGCTGCCCGCCACCAACGGCCGGGGCATGTACTTCACGTGGGTGGTCGGCAGGGTTCGGCTTATCCAGTTGGATGTGCGCTCCTACCGGGATCCGCAGGCCACCAGCAACAGCCCGACCAAGACGATGCTGGGTGTCGAGCAGAAGAGCTGGTTCAAGGCGCAGCTCGTCGCCGCCGAGCCCGTCAAGATCGTGTGCGCCAACTACCCGTGGCGTGACGACGGCAACGGCAGCGGCAGGTGGGGCAGCTACCCCAACGAATTCGACGAACTGTCCACGTACATGGCGACCAACGTGCCCGGCCGGGTGTACGTCATCGCCGGGGACAGGCACTACCTGTGGGCTGACGACGGCACCTCCACCGGCACGCGTGGCATCCCGCAGGCCGGCGGGGCACCCATCCAACAGTCGTCGACCACCCCCACCGACACGTGGTCGCAGGGCACGTACACGCTCGGCGGACCCACGATGCAGGCGTACGGGTGGCTGGATGTTAGCGACGCTGGTAGCAGCATCACCATCGACTACAAGGGCATCACTTCCCTCGATGGTGTGACCCGGGTGTCGATGACCACGGTCATCCCCCTGTCGGTGGCTGCTGCCGGCAGCCTGTCGGCTGCGTCGTCGTTGACGGCTTCGGCCACCCGGGTTGCGCCTGCTGCGGCAGCCTTGGCGGCGGGGTCTTCGCTCACCGCGACCGGGACACACATCGCCTCGGCGGCATCAGCCCTGGGCAGCGCGTCGAGCATGACCGCTGACGCGGTGGCCGTGCAGCCGGCGACAGCAGCCCTGGACGGTGCCAGCGACTTCGACGCCGACGCGGTGACCGTTTCCGACGTGTCCGCCGTCATGGCTGCTGCCACTCTGCTGCTCGCCGATGCGACCGTCACCGCAGGCGAGGAGGCCGGTGTGGCTCTACCCGTGTGGGCACCGTCGGTGGCCCAGGTCGCCGACCACATCCCGTACATGACGGTGGATGTGGTAACCCCCGGTTCGCAGGCATATCTGGGCACGTTCAGCGTGGCAACGTCGCCGACGGACGTGCAGGCCACGCGGCTGATTGAGGGTGCGTGGCCGCCGGTGGCTGCCGCCGTTGGACTGCTGGCGGAGGCCGTCTACCCGCTGGCGCAGCATGTGACCGCGTTGCGGGCGGCGGCTGCGATTGTCCGCGCGTTCCCCCGCGACGACGGCGACCTAGCTCGGGCTGCCGCGCTGGATGCCCGCGCCGATGCGGACCTGCTGCGGCTGATCGCCGCGAATGACGCCGCTGGTGGTGGTGCCGGGTCGGAACCGGTGCTGCTGCCTGTCTACAGCTTCCCGGCTGCGCCCGCGTGGGGCGACTGGCTGCTCTGA
- a CDS encoding phage tail fiber protein, which produces MANNLTQAEANRLLDASLGAAAFAAPTGPMKLALVTANGSASAAGTEVTGGSYARQTVVFGAASGGSASNTALITFAGMPATTVVGLEVFDSSGSPRRCWWGALSASKTVQAGDSVQFAIGSVIVALT; this is translated from the coding sequence ATGGCCAACAACCTGACGCAGGCTGAGGCGAACCGGCTGCTTGACGCGTCACTGGGTGCCGCCGCGTTCGCCGCCCCGACCGGTCCGATGAAGTTGGCGCTGGTGACCGCCAACGGGTCGGCGTCGGCTGCCGGCACGGAGGTGACGGGTGGTTCGTACGCCCGGCAGACCGTGGTGTTCGGTGCTGCCTCGGGTGGGTCCGCTTCCAACACGGCGCTCATCACCTTCGCAGGCATGCCGGCAACCACGGTGGTCGGGTTGGAGGTGTTCGACTCGTCTGGTTCGCCGCGCCGCTGCTGGTGGGGTGCCCTGTCGGCGTCGAAAACCGTGCAGGCCGGCGACAGCGTCCAGTTCGCCATCGGGTCGGTCATCGTCGCCTTGACCTGA
- a CDS encoding phage major capsid protein: protein MPGPSYPPAAPTISGELVTISRFLQSPTLIGRRLRDLTDLRFISDQILTQRFRSSGGAVMYEVSEPFLNTRPVKAVAPGSEYPRDTPAQGVAALAAVTKWGEAFFISDERIKRSVYAGDEVDRQLTKAVNTVANKIEGLSTAAVSSAITATQAATATWDNASASIFRDVEVAAAKITDLNMGYNPDLLLMSTSKYALLMSDPIIANLRRREATDNPIYGGDIDRVGKFKVVYTSAANLPSNDVWVIDSKQLGGMADEVNQDPGYATGAYNIQVQTMRRPERDGWDLWARRLTVPIVTEPGAGIRITGTGS from the coding sequence ATGCCCGGACCGAGCTACCCGCCGGCCGCCCCCACCATCTCCGGTGAACTCGTCACCATCTCCCGGTTCCTCCAGTCCCCGACCCTCATCGGCCGGCGGCTGCGGGACCTCACCGACCTGCGGTTCATCTCCGACCAGATCCTCACCCAGCGGTTCCGCTCGTCCGGTGGGGCCGTCATGTACGAGGTGTCGGAGCCGTTCCTGAACACCCGGCCGGTGAAGGCCGTCGCCCCCGGCTCCGAGTACCCGCGTGACACCCCCGCGCAGGGTGTCGCCGCACTGGCTGCGGTCACCAAGTGGGGTGAGGCGTTCTTCATCAGCGACGAACGGATCAAGCGATCCGTGTACGCCGGTGACGAGGTGGACCGGCAGCTGACGAAGGCCGTCAACACCGTCGCCAACAAGATCGAGGGACTGTCGACGGCGGCAGTGTCGTCGGCGATCACCGCCACCCAGGCCGCGACCGCCACGTGGGACAACGCCTCGGCGTCGATCTTCCGTGACGTCGAGGTCGCGGCGGCGAAGATCACCGACCTGAACATGGGCTACAACCCGGACCTGCTGCTCATGTCCACCAGCAAGTACGCGCTGCTCATGTCTGACCCGATCATCGCGAACCTGCGGCGTCGGGAAGCCACCGACAACCCGATCTACGGCGGTGACATCGACCGGGTCGGCAAGTTCAAGGTCGTCTACACCAGCGCCGCGAACCTGCCGTCGAACGACGTGTGGGTCATCGATTCGAAGCAGCTCGGCGGCATGGCCGACGAGGTCAACCAGGACCCGGGCTACGCGACCGGTGCCTACAACATCCAGGTGCAGACGATGCGCCGGCCGGAGCGTGACGGCTGGGATCTGTGGGCGCGTCGCCTGACCGTTCCGATCGTCACCGAGCCGGGTGCCGGCATCCGTATCACCGGCACTGGCAGCTGA
- a CDS encoding capsid cement protein → MGDYTPDYVPGHEITLQASATITGGQVVAVSGSGTVAPAGAASPAVVGVAAFDAATNGSVTVFARGITHISTASGAITAAARVDAGAAGTVASATAGVTNIGVALTTAADGASVTWMEI, encoded by the coding sequence ATGGGCGACTACACCCCGGATTACGTTCCCGGTCACGAGATCACCCTCCAAGCGTCCGCGACGATCACCGGTGGGCAGGTCGTTGCCGTCTCCGGCTCCGGCACCGTCGCCCCCGCCGGTGCCGCAAGCCCGGCGGTCGTCGGGGTGGCAGCCTTCGATGCTGCCACCAACGGCTCGGTCACGGTGTTCGCTCGGGGCATCACTCACATCTCCACCGCGTCGGGTGCGATCACCGCCGCTGCCCGCGTTGACGCTGGTGCCGCCGGCACGGTCGCATCGGCGACGGCCGGGGTCACCAACATCGGCGTGGCGCTGACCACCGCTGCGGACGGTGCGTCCGTGACGTGGATGGAAATCTGA
- a CDS encoding 2'-5' RNA ligase family protein encodes MSDTVKLVRRDGVELVRAGSWALSSGRWDASPADLAAAVAAQQCPAIRRPVLWIGHTDSRFTPRASTDGGDGEPAIGWVENLRLVDGGHTLIGDYVGVPAWLDQVMASAYPDRSVEGAYNRRCQLGHTHPFVLDGVALLGVTRPGVGTLTSLQSLADVRALYGLAASADAPEGEVRISIRITAAEPAQHTGAMVALIPTEADAARLAVDGGEAADELHVTLMYLGEASQIPDKARNRLVDAISRATTGFPPVDADGFALSVFNPGRADRDTCVVLGVSGEYVADAQYLCRTTVRDVQAETLLELPAQHEPWVAHLTLAYTDDLTKLAALTDRVGPIRFDRVRVVFGGDRTDIPLTSTDDSYQYDSIPFARDDGMVAAADGSDENRLKRYWTKDPEGLAKWRDKPHPWRALFSYLKKFMDPVKAKRVTSAWYRDVFGHMPNQKKTASAGQGADMPNPQPDAADRIKAAWNATAPVQQYIVQVRASDVIVMDDTDRTTLAVPVTVDGDTVTFGEPRKVALDYVPAEQVAASVAVYASRDESRPAPPPVTPLHSLPAGRDNTPEVTAGEPNPVPPPEPAAAPAPEPPAAEPETAPSTDPKGEDPVSTLSTDVRSRLGLTEDADDTAILAALDALKTKADEQPNPEQVAASAARDDEMKAEIARLSGELARINASAAADTKKNLFDGAVAAGKLKPADREGWEARYDRAPEVITEILASIAPNTAVPVAASGYTGGDDTTNPVDVPDDIAGLFSTPFSKEA; translated from the coding sequence ATGTCCGACACCGTGAAACTGGTGCGCCGCGACGGTGTGGAACTGGTGCGCGCTGGATCGTGGGCGCTGTCATCCGGGCGGTGGGATGCCTCCCCCGCCGACCTGGCCGCCGCTGTTGCCGCCCAGCAGTGCCCGGCGATCCGCCGGCCTGTGCTGTGGATCGGGCACACCGACAGCCGGTTCACCCCCCGCGCCTCCACCGACGGCGGGGACGGTGAGCCTGCGATCGGCTGGGTGGAGAACCTGCGTCTGGTCGACGGCGGTCACACCCTCATCGGCGACTACGTTGGGGTGCCTGCCTGGCTGGATCAGGTGATGGCGTCCGCCTACCCGGACCGGTCCGTGGAGGGCGCGTACAACCGGCGCTGCCAGCTCGGGCACACCCACCCATTCGTGCTGGACGGTGTCGCCCTACTCGGGGTGACCCGACCCGGTGTCGGCACCCTCACCAGCCTGCAATCCCTCGCCGACGTGCGCGCCCTGTACGGGCTGGCCGCCTCCGCTGACGCGCCGGAAGGGGAGGTGCGTATCTCCATCCGGATCACCGCCGCCGAACCCGCGCAGCACACGGGCGCGATGGTGGCGCTCATTCCCACCGAAGCCGACGCCGCGCGGCTGGCCGTTGACGGCGGCGAAGCAGCCGACGAACTGCACGTCACCCTCATGTACCTGGGTGAGGCATCCCAGATTCCCGACAAGGCACGCAACCGGCTGGTCGACGCCATCAGCCGCGCCACCACCGGTTTCCCTCCGGTGGACGCGGACGGGTTCGCGTTGAGCGTGTTCAACCCTGGCCGCGCCGACCGGGACACCTGCGTTGTCCTGGGCGTGTCGGGTGAATATGTCGCCGACGCGCAGTACCTGTGTCGGACCACCGTCCGTGATGTGCAGGCCGAGACCCTGCTGGAACTACCGGCGCAGCACGAGCCGTGGGTGGCGCATCTGACGCTCGCCTACACCGATGACCTCACCAAGCTGGCAGCCCTTACCGACCGGGTGGGGCCGATCCGATTCGACCGGGTGCGGGTGGTGTTCGGCGGTGACCGCACCGACATTCCCCTCACGTCGACCGATGACAGCTACCAGTACGACTCCATCCCCTTCGCCCGCGACGACGGCATGGTGGCGGCGGCAGACGGCAGCGACGAGAACCGGCTCAAGCGGTACTGGACGAAAGACCCGGAAGGGCTGGCCAAGTGGCGCGACAAGCCGCACCCGTGGCGAGCCCTCTTCTCCTACCTCAAGAAGTTCATGGACCCGGTCAAGGCGAAGCGGGTCACCTCCGCTTGGTACCGCGACGTGTTCGGTCACATGCCGAACCAGAAGAAGACCGCCTCCGCCGGACAAGGAGCCGACATGCCCAACCCGCAGCCCGACGCGGCGGACCGGATCAAGGCCGCCTGGAACGCAACCGCACCCGTGCAGCAGTACATCGTGCAGGTGCGCGCCTCCGACGTGATCGTTATGGACGACACCGACCGGACCACCCTCGCAGTGCCCGTCACGGTCGACGGGGACACGGTGACGTTCGGGGAGCCCCGCAAGGTGGCCCTCGACTACGTGCCGGCAGAGCAGGTCGCCGCGTCGGTGGCGGTGTACGCGTCCCGGGACGAGTCCCGCCCCGCCCCGCCGCCGGTAACGCCGCTGCACAGCCTGCCCGCCGGGCGAGACAACACCCCGGAGGTGACCGCCGGTGAACCGAACCCGGTACCGCCCCCGGAACCGGCCGCTGCACCGGCCCCCGAACCCCCGGCCGCCGAGCCGGAAACCGCACCATCCACCGACCCGAAGGGAGAGGACCCTGTGTCCACTCTGAGCACCGACGTGCGCTCGCGGCTCGGCCTCACCGAGGACGCCGACGACACCGCCATCCTGGCGGCGCTCGACGCCCTCAAGACGAAGGCCGACGAGCAGCCCAACCCGGAGCAGGTCGCCGCGTCGGCGGCCCGCGACGACGAGATGAAGGCCGAGATCGCCCGCCTGTCCGGTGAGCTGGCCCGCATCAACGCCTCCGCTGCCGCCGACACCAAGAAGAACCTGTTCGACGGTGCCGTCGCGGCCGGGAAGCTGAAGCCGGCCGACCGTGAGGGCTGGGAGGCCCGCTACGACCGGGCCCCCGAGGTCATCACGGAGATCCTGGCGTCGATCGCCCCCAACACCGCTGTTCCGGTGGCCGCGTCCGGCTACACCGGCGGCGACGACACCACCAACCCCGTGGACGTGCCCGACGACATCGCCGGCCTGTTCTCCACCCCGTTCAGCAAGGAGGCGTAA
- a CDS encoding phage portal protein family protein: protein MTAPTRMLGMVDDTQYGTIVNDVYEHIPDLWYPTSVQVFSEMRRDSRLAAIIDGYGLQLRRAQWQLDGSGCRPEVTQLVADCLGLNVVGVDRPSGARRRGVSWNDHLRSALLSEVFGHYVFEMQAEIGADGRARLTALAERIPATISAIHADPKTGALLGIDQQLTTRQRSPQIPADRLVFYSRNREGASWQGTSLIRPAYAPWLLKREMMRVAAISNRRWGAGVPVAEAAPGTNPTQAQLQAAQQMMSAARAGDQAGVAAPPGFTVKIVGLSGSVPDTLGFIRFLNQEIATSVLMGHLDLGTSETGSRALGTAFIDSWTLALEAEGEFIADTATRQAAARIVDWNWGEDEPVPRVVVSGIGSRREVTAESLQLLLNSGALSADPGLEAWVRREYRLPERTGAPTPAPTARGGTPRPATVAAAAPDAAGLDAAHAQAVQDMTAGWEQESPPLVDAMADAVSAELAAGMIVGLGALVVPPAVAAALAGVVTAGMLALAESAAAGAVREAGRPGLSANLPDEARERIGQQAQAVTDLIVAGFASAAARTALGQTGADANPEQVAGAVRAALTDLAQAKPSGLVAGNLAAAATTAQGIGREVVFYQLPAGTRFRATEVNDRHRCEPCTAVDGTEYDSIADALADYPTGRYRACLGRDRCRGFFHPID from the coding sequence GTGACTGCCCCCACCCGCATGCTCGGCATGGTCGATGACACCCAGTACGGGACGATCGTCAACGACGTCTATGAGCATATTCCGGATCTTTGGTACCCGACGTCTGTTCAAGTGTTCTCGGAGATGCGCCGGGACTCGCGCCTGGCGGCGATCATCGACGGGTATGGGCTGCAACTGCGGCGTGCCCAGTGGCAGTTGGACGGCTCGGGGTGCCGGCCGGAGGTCACCCAACTGGTTGCCGACTGCCTCGGCCTCAACGTCGTCGGGGTGGACCGACCGTCGGGTGCCCGCCGTCGGGGTGTGTCGTGGAACGACCACCTGCGGTCGGCGCTGCTCAGTGAGGTGTTCGGGCATTACGTGTTCGAGATGCAGGCGGAGATCGGCGCGGATGGTCGCGCCCGGTTGACGGCCCTAGCCGAGCGGATCCCGGCCACGATCTCCGCGATTCACGCCGACCCGAAGACGGGTGCCCTGCTCGGCATTGATCAGCAGTTGACGACCCGGCAGCGGTCGCCGCAGATCCCCGCCGACCGGCTCGTCTTCTACTCCCGAAACCGGGAGGGTGCGTCCTGGCAGGGCACGTCCCTGATCCGACCGGCGTACGCCCCGTGGCTGTTGAAGCGGGAAATGATGCGGGTTGCCGCGATCTCCAACCGCCGGTGGGGTGCAGGGGTTCCGGTAGCGGAGGCCGCCCCGGGCACGAACCCGACGCAGGCGCAGTTGCAGGCGGCGCAGCAGATGATGTCGGCGGCGCGCGCCGGTGACCAAGCTGGTGTTGCCGCACCCCCCGGGTTCACGGTGAAGATCGTCGGCCTGTCGGGGTCGGTTCCGGACACCCTCGGTTTCATCCGGTTCCTCAACCAGGAAATCGCCACCAGTGTGCTGATGGGGCACCTCGACTTGGGTACCAGCGAGACCGGATCGCGGGCGCTGGGCACCGCGTTCATCGACTCGTGGACGCTGGCGTTGGAGGCGGAAGGCGAGTTCATCGCCGACACCGCCACCCGGCAGGCTGCCGCGCGGATCGTCGACTGGAACTGGGGTGAGGACGAACCGGTCCCCCGCGTGGTGGTGTCGGGGATCGGGTCGCGCCGTGAGGTGACCGCCGAATCACTGCAACTACTGCTCAACTCGGGTGCCCTGTCGGCTGATCCGGGGCTTGAGGCGTGGGTGCGGCGGGAGTACCGGCTGCCGGAGCGCACGGGTGCACCGACCCCGGCTCCGACGGCACGGGGTGGCACGCCGCGCCCGGCGACGGTTGCCGCCGCCGCACCTGATGCTGCCGGTCTGGATGCGGCGCACGCGCAGGCGGTGCAGGACATGACCGCAGGGTGGGAGCAGGAATCCCCGCCGCTGGTGGACGCGATGGCCGACGCGGTGTCCGCTGAGCTGGCTGCGGGGATGATTGTTGGCCTTGGTGCTTTGGTGGTGCCGCCTGCTGTGGCTGCCGCCCTAGCCGGGGTGGTGACGGCGGGAATGCTCGCCCTGGCCGAGTCTGCTGCGGCGGGTGCGGTTCGGGAGGCGGGCCGCCCCGGTTTGTCGGCGAACCTGCCCGATGAGGCGCGGGAGCGGATCGGCCAGCAGGCGCAGGCCGTCACCGATCTGATCGTGGCCGGGTTCGCGTCGGCTGCCGCCCGTACTGCTCTCGGGCAGACAGGGGCCGATGCCAACCCGGAGCAGGTGGCAGGTGCGGTACGCGCGGCGCTCACCGACCTTGCACAGGCGAAACCGTCGGGCCTGGTCGCCGGCAACCTGGCTGCTGCGGCCACCACGGCGCAGGGCATCGGCCGCGAGGTCGTGTTCTACCAACTACCAGCGGGCACCCGGTTCCGGGCGACGGAGGTCAACGACCGGCACCGCTGCGAACCGTGCACCGCCGTGGACGGCACCGAATACGACAGCATCGCCGACGCCCTCGCCGACTACCCCACCGGCCGCTACCGGGCATGCCTCGGGCGCGACAGGTGCCGGGGTTTCTTCCACCCCATCGACTGA
- a CDS encoding endonuclease domain-containing protein: MEDLTRRGTPRQRRLSTGFTYDRTCRQCGRSFIAEHHTAAYCSSACLPPERECPACGRMFRPSRKNPNQGTCSRACSVKVHGCSAGQYRRRSCKKCGVGYTPASGNQRLCAECRPKPKTWTCTHCSAAFTPRSRVQKRCDTCVPDRRAGVRYDVYGITEPQFRQMVGRYGGLCWVCRTNQGQCIDHCHESGKVRGWLCIPCNTGLGHIERPGWLSRASAYLSSPFDWRSPATANEK; the protein is encoded by the coding sequence ATGGAAGACCTTACCCGACGAGGCACGCCCCGCCAGCGGCGTTTGTCGACCGGGTTCACCTACGACCGGACGTGCCGGCAGTGCGGTAGGTCATTCATCGCCGAGCATCACACCGCCGCTTACTGCTCATCGGCGTGCCTCCCGCCGGAGCGCGAGTGTCCGGCCTGCGGGCGGATGTTCCGCCCGAGCCGGAAGAATCCGAACCAAGGCACCTGCTCAAGGGCATGCAGCGTGAAGGTGCATGGCTGCTCGGCTGGGCAGTACCGCCGCAGGTCTTGCAAGAAGTGCGGCGTTGGCTACACTCCGGCGTCCGGGAATCAGCGCCTCTGCGCTGAATGCCGCCCGAAGCCGAAGACCTGGACATGCACGCATTGTAGCGCCGCCTTCACCCCGCGCAGCAGGGTTCAGAAGCGTTGCGACACTTGTGTTCCCGATCGGCGGGCCGGGGTCCGGTATGACGTATACGGAATTACCGAGCCCCAGTTCCGGCAGATGGTCGGTCGCTATGGTGGCCTGTGCTGGGTTTGCCGGACGAATCAAGGTCAATGCATCGATCATTGCCACGAGTCTGGGAAGGTTCGTGGCTGGCTCTGCATACCCTGCAACACCGGGCTAGGGCATATAGAACGCCCGGGATGGCTGAGTAGAGCATCGGCTTACCTGAGCAGTCCGTTTGATTGGCGCTCCCCTGCAACTGCGAACGAGAAATAG